One Penaeus chinensis breed Huanghai No. 1 chromosome 12, ASM1920278v2, whole genome shotgun sequence DNA segment encodes these proteins:
- the LOC125031282 gene encoding trypsin-1-like isoform X1: MVVLVLFLLFMTEGELHDISNVSVESAVTPTYLQRLRSPRIVGGEDAFLGEFPFQVSIEHVGFLGRNHICGGIVVTANDVLTAAHCISKFSEHNIDIVTGVNSLSDTSSDRQTVQAAHFVIHDDFNDITMESDIAIIKLRHSLTLGERVQPVAMPKAGETALEGETCTVVGWGATFENGDLSDVLQKVSVPIQSDNYCRSAYGYSAVEDTMLCAGSPEGGVDACEGDRGGPLLCRGHLHGISSWGQGCGHSFYPGVYTEVSAFLYWILQHTMSE; the protein is encoded by the exons ATGGTAGTCCTTGTCCTGTTCCTTCTATTTATGACCGAGGGTGAGCTTCACGATATTTCAAATG TAAGTGTGGAGAGCGCAGTCACGCCCACGTACCTGCAGCGCCTTCGGTCTCCCCGCATCGTCGGCGGCGAAGATGCCTTTCTCGGAGAGTTTCCATTCCAG GTGTCAATTGAGCACGTCGGCTTCCTGGGACGCAACCACATCTGCGGAGGAATCGTGGTGACTGCAAACGACGTCTTGACAGCAGCGCACTGTATAAGCAA GTTTTCAGAACACAACATTGACATAGTCACAGGTGTAAACAGTCTCAGTGATACATCAAGCGACAGGCAAACGGTACAAGCTGCTCATTTCGTTATCCATGATGATTTCAACGACATTACAATGGAAAGTGACATCGCTATCATTAAG CTGAGGCATTCTCTGACGTTGGGCGAGCGAGTGCAGCCAGTGGCAATGCCCAAGGCCGGGGAGACGGCCCTCGAGGGGGAGACGTGCACGGTGGTCGGCTGGGGCGCCACCTTCGAGAATGGTGACCTGAGCGACGTCCTGCAGAAG GTGTCCGTCCCGATTCAGTCGGACAACTACTGTCGGTCAGCATACGGCTACTCGGCGGTGGAGGACACAATGCTGTGCGCCGGCAGCCCTGAGGGCGGCGTGGACGCCTGCGAAGGAGACCGTGGCGGGCCGCTGCTCTGTCGGGGACACCTGCACGGCATCTCCTCTTGGGGGCAAGGCTGCGGTCACTCCTTCTACCCTGGGGTTTACACGGAGGTCTCGGCATTTCTGTACTGGATTTTGCAACACACTATGTCAGAATGA
- the LOC125031282 gene encoding trypsin-1-like isoform X2: MVVLVLFLLFMTEVSVESAVTPTYLQRLRSPRIVGGEDAFLGEFPFQVSIEHVGFLGRNHICGGIVVTANDVLTAAHCISKFSEHNIDIVTGVNSLSDTSSDRQTVQAAHFVIHDDFNDITMESDIAIIKLRHSLTLGERVQPVAMPKAGETALEGETCTVVGWGATFENGDLSDVLQKVSVPIQSDNYCRSAYGYSAVEDTMLCAGSPEGGVDACEGDRGGPLLCRGHLHGISSWGQGCGHSFYPGVYTEVSAFLYWILQHTMSE, encoded by the exons ATGGTAGTCCTTGTCCTGTTCCTTCTATTTATGACCGAGG TAAGTGTGGAGAGCGCAGTCACGCCCACGTACCTGCAGCGCCTTCGGTCTCCCCGCATCGTCGGCGGCGAAGATGCCTTTCTCGGAGAGTTTCCATTCCAG GTGTCAATTGAGCACGTCGGCTTCCTGGGACGCAACCACATCTGCGGAGGAATCGTGGTGACTGCAAACGACGTCTTGACAGCAGCGCACTGTATAAGCAA GTTTTCAGAACACAACATTGACATAGTCACAGGTGTAAACAGTCTCAGTGATACATCAAGCGACAGGCAAACGGTACAAGCTGCTCATTTCGTTATCCATGATGATTTCAACGACATTACAATGGAAAGTGACATCGCTATCATTAAG CTGAGGCATTCTCTGACGTTGGGCGAGCGAGTGCAGCCAGTGGCAATGCCCAAGGCCGGGGAGACGGCCCTCGAGGGGGAGACGTGCACGGTGGTCGGCTGGGGCGCCACCTTCGAGAATGGTGACCTGAGCGACGTCCTGCAGAAG GTGTCCGTCCCGATTCAGTCGGACAACTACTGTCGGTCAGCATACGGCTACTCGGCGGTGGAGGACACAATGCTGTGCGCCGGCAGCCCTGAGGGCGGCGTGGACGCCTGCGAAGGAGACCGTGGCGGGCCGCTGCTCTGTCGGGGACACCTGCACGGCATCTCCTCTTGGGGGCAAGGCTGCGGTCACTCCTTCTACCCTGGGGTTTACACGGAGGTCTCGGCATTTCTGTACTGGATTTTGCAACACACTATGTCAGAATGA